Part of the Caldanaerobius fijiensis DSM 17918 genome is shown below.
GCGATGAGAATAAAAGAAAAAGCCCTGGAGAACATAAACAAAACAGCTGAAGCTGTTCTGGATAAGCTGTATTAAACTGTATTATTGGCATTGGTGTCAGGGCTTTTATTTTTATCCGTCGATTTTTCGTTTTGATCTAAACGGGTTTTTATGATTTTTTCCAGGTCTTCTGTGTATCGGTTGATTTTAGCTGTGATACTTCTGTAGTTTAATATTTGTTGTTGATTTTTATTTATACAGCTTATTAAAGCTGTTTTTACGCTGTCAAAAAGGGCGTCTATGGTAATATAATCTGTGATATTTTCTTCATTTAAGGGTATATCTATTAAGTCTTCATTTACTATTCGATAATAGTGGATGGTACCGTCTAATCTGAGTATTAATTTTTCTTCAATATTTTTATCAAATATTACAATACCTTCACCTATCTCGAATATTTTGCCCATATAACTTCTTAAAATGATATTATCGATTTTAGTATATTCTGACAGATTTAAAAATATATCAATGATTTCTTTTACACAATTTCGCATAACCCTTTGCATTTCCTCATTTGCCCTATTTTTTTCTTGTTCTGATTCTTTGAGATTTTCCATTAATTTCTTAATATCATCAAGAATACCCATTTTACCACCTCATATGTATTATCTTTAAAGCAGGCTCTAATTATGCAGAATTCGTAAAATGAAAGGGAAAAAAATTTTTTTTCAAATATGCAACAAAATTTAAGGATCTTTGCGATGTTTATATCGATAAATGAGCGATATAATAAGGAAAATAAAAGTGTATATTCACTGGTATTTATATAATTTTGCAAGATCTATAAAAAATTATTCAAAAATCTATTGACAAAGTTATTCTATTGGCATAAAATATCTTTAAAATAATTCAGGAGGGGGAAATGACGTACCATGTCTAATATTGCTAAAAAGATCTATCTCGTTGATACTACGCTTAGAGATGGCGAACAAACTGCAGGAGTCGTTTTTGCAAATGATGAAAAGGTTAGGATAGCAAAATTTTTAGATGAAATAGGCGTTCATCAATTAGAAGTTGGCATTCCAGCGATGGGCGGAGATGAAAAGGAAGCGATAAAGGCCATTGTTAAGGCGGGACTTAAAGCTAGCATCATGGCGTGGAATAGGGCAGTTATAAACGATGTTCAGGAGTCTATCGATTGTGGCGTGGATGCTGTTGCGATATCAATTTCCACCTCTGATATCCATATAAAACATAAGCTTCAAAAGAGCAGAGAATGGGTAATTGAGAGCATGGTACAGGCAACTGAATATGCTAAAAAACATGGACTATATGTTTCTGTTAATGCAGAAGATGCATCAAGGACGGATCCGGAATTTTTAATAGAGTTTGCAAAGGCGGCTAAAAGCGCAGGAGCTGATAGGTTGCGCTTTTGTGATACAGTTGGTATATTAGATCCATTCAAGACATTTGACAAAATCAAATTTTTAAAGGATAATGTTGATATAGATGTCGAGATGCATACACACAATGATTTCGGCATGGCTACGGCGAATGCCATAGCTGGTATTATGGCAGGTGCCAATTACGTAGGTGTAACTGTAAACGGGTTAGGTGAAAGGGCGGGCAATGCTGCTTTAGAGGAAGTGGTAATGGCGCTTAAATACGTAGAGGGAATAGATTTAAACATTGATACCAGGAGATTCAGAGAGATATCTGAATATGTAGCTATGGCGTCGGGAAGACAGTTGCCTTCGTGGAAGGCTATTGTAGGGTCCAATATGTTTGCTCATGAGTCGGGCATTCATGCTGACGGTACTATAAAAGATCCCAGGACCTATGAGGTATTTGATCCCAGTGAAGTAGGTCTTGAAAGGCAGATCGTCATAGGCAAACATTCTGGAACCGCTGCGATCAGAAAGAAATTTACTGAGTATGGAATAGATATTGATGAGGCAACAGCCAGAGAACTACTCCCTCGTGTGAGAGCAGCTGCCGTTTCGTTGAAGAGGTCGCTTTTTGACAAAGAACTCGTTTATATCTATGAGGACTATCTAAGAGAGAAGGAAGAAGGTAAAAAAGCACAATAATAGCATCAAGGGGGATTACAGTGGGTTACAATATTGTTCAAAAGATTTTGAAAGAACATTTGGTTTCAGGGAGTTTAGTCCCGGGCCACGAGATTGCAATTAAGATCGACCAAACTTTGACACAGGATTCTACTGGAACAATGGCATATTTACAATTTGAAGCAATGGGTATTTCCCGTGTCAAAACGAAGCTTTCTGTAGCATATGTGGATCATAATATGTTGCAGGAAGGTTTTGAAAACGCAGATGATCACAAATATATTCAGACAGTGGCATCAAAACATGGCATATATTTTTCAAGACCAGGTAATGGGATATGCCATCAGGTGCACCTTGAAAGGTTTGGTGTACCGGGAGAGACGTTGTTGGGTTCTGACAGCCATACGCCGACAAATGGAGCTTTAGGAATGATCGCTATAGGTGCAGGAGGATTGGATGTAGCTGTGGCGATGGGCGGTGGCCCGTATTATCTTATAATGCCAAGGGTTATTAACGTTAGATTGCATGGTTCATTACGTCCATGGGTTTCTGCGAAGGACATTATTTTAGAATTATTGAGAAGGCTTACAGTAAAAGGCGGTGTAGGTAAGATCATCGAGTATTCCGGTGATGGCATAAAAACTCTGACCGTTCCAGAAAGAGCTACTATTGCCAATATGGGAGCTGAGCTGGGAGCGACTACATCTGTCTTCCCTAGCGATGAGATTACAAGAGATTTCTTAAATGCGCAGGGTAGACTGAAAGATTGGAAACTTATAGAAGCTGATGAGGATGCTGAATACGATGAAGTGATAGATATATATCTCGATAAATTAGAGCCGTTAATAGCGCAACCTCACAGCCCCGATAATGTGGTAAAAGTAAAAGAATTAGAAGGATTAAAAGTAGATCAGGTGGCAATTGGCAGCTGTACAAATTCATCATATATGGATATGATGAAAGTTGCAGCAATACTAAAGGGAAAGACAGTGCATCCTGATGTTTCACTGGTTATTTCGCCTGGGTCCAGACAAGTATTTCAGATGCTGGCAAAAAACGGCGCTCTCGCAGATATGGTAGCTGCAGGTGCTAGAATATTGGAATGCGCGTGTGGACCGTGTATAGGTATGGGGCAGGCCCCAGCTACCAATGCGGTGTCTATAAGGACCTTCAATAGGAATTTTGAAGGCAGGAGTGGTACAAAGAGCGCTAAAGTATATCTTGCCAGTCCTGAGGTGGCTGCTACTGCTGCGATATATGGATGTATAAAAGATCCAAGGATATGGGGCAAAGAGATTCAGATCAGGTTACCTGAAAGATTTGAAATTAATGATAATATGATTATTCCACCGTCTGAAAATCCGGACGAAGTAGAAGTGGTAAGAGGTCCCAATATCAAACCGTTCCCATCTCATGAGCCATTGTCTGAAAAGCTGGAAGGTGAAGTATTATTAAAAGTAGGTGATAACATAACAACAGACCACATAATGCCTTCCAATGCCAGGTTGTTGCCCTTCAGGTCAAATATACCTAAACTTTCAGAACATTGCTTTGAAGGAGTAGATCCTGATTTCTCAAAGCGTGCAAAAGAAAAAGGCGGAGGTTTTATCGTTGGTGGCGCAAATTATGGCCAGGGATCTAGCCGTGAACATGCAGCGTTAGTGCCTTTGTATCTTGGTATCAAATTTGTACTGGCAAAATCTTTTGCCAGAATACACAAAGCCAATTTGATAAACAACGGGATACTTCCTTTGACCTTTGTAAATGAAGAGGATTATGATGAGATATCACAGGGTGACGTCCTGGTATTAGATGATGCTGTTGCACAGGTGAGATCAAAGGATAATATAGTTATAAAGAATATAACTAAAGGAAAAGAGATAATTGCCAATTTAGATGTATCTGATAGAAATAGAGAGCTTTTGATTGCAGGTGGGCTTCTTAATTATACGTCGCTTTCTAACAGATAAAAACCAGGTTTCCCTTTTATGGCATGCAGAATGCATGCCTGCATTTTTTTCTTGACAATGTTGATTGTAGTGTATATAATATAACTTGTCAGGAGGGATGGGGTTATAGCCCAGCTGGTTAGAGCGCCACGTTGACATCGTGGAGGTCACAGGTTCGAGCCCTGTTAACCCCACACGCATTACAAAAGGATTCCGGCACTTTGTTTAGGTGTCGGATTTTTTATTTGCTGTTTGAATATAATTTTATTTTAACTTGTTCGGGTTATAGCATTGTATTGATGTAAGGGACTTCCATACGGAGTTTCTAGATGATATAATGGTATAACATAATGCAAATGAATGTTTTTTTGTTTATGTTCTCCATATAATAATGTGAGTAAAGGAGGTATAAGGTTGAAAACTGTTAATGTTAAATTTGGAAATAAAAATTATGAATGCACAGAAGGTACCAGGCTTATGGATTTTTTTAAAGAGAATGATCAATCTTATGATATGATCATAGCTGGTCTCGTAGATAACAAGCTGGTTGATTTGAACTACAGAATACATAGGGATTGTACTGTAAAAGCGGTGGACATACGAAGCGAAGAGGGAATGAAGGTATACAGGAGAAGCATGAGCTTTGTTTTTATAAAGGCTGTACATGAAATCTATCCCCATGCCAGGGTTACAATAGAGCATTCTCTGGGGAAAGGCCTGTACTGTGAGATACACAAAGAGCGCTCATTGACTAGAGGTGACGTGGAGCTTATTAAACAGAAAATGCAAGAGATTGTTTCTAAAAATTTGCCTTTTGAGAGAATAAAGGTGTCTATAGAAGAGGCTGCAGACATTTTTAACAGGCAGGGTCAACCTGAAAAGGTAAAATTGCTTAAGTACAGTACGGAAGATAGGATGTACCTGTATAGACTTGACGGTTATTGCGACTATTTTTACGGTATTCTGGCGCCTTATACTGGATATTTAAAAGTATTTGATCTCAAATTTTATTTGCCAGGTGTGATAATACTGTTTCCTGATGTCTCTGATCCGCAAAAGGTGGCACAGTTTGTAGATCAACACAAGCTTGCCGCCATATATCAGGAGACTGAAAAATGGGGCAGGATAATGAAGGTTGATTATGTGTCCTCTTTAAATGAGCTCGTGGAGTCAGGGGATATAAAAGAGATAATAAGAATTGCAGAAGCGTTGCATGAAAAGAAAATTGCGCAGATAGCTGATATGATAAACAAAAATCGCGATAATGTAAGGCTTATATTGATAGCGGGTCCGTCTTCTTCTGGCAAAACCACCTTTGCTCAAAGACTGTATATCCAGTTAAGGGTTAATGGATTAAGGCCTATATCCATTTCTCTAGATGATTACTTTTTGCCGTCGGAAAAAGTACCGCGGGATGAAGATGGTAAATACGACTTTGAAGACATTGAAGCCCTTGACCTGGAATTGTTCAATGAACAATTAACTCAGCTGATACAGGGAGAAGAGGTGATTTTACCTAAATATGATTTCACTATTGGGGCAAGAGCACCTCAGGGCAGAAGAGTTAAAATCGATGCCGATCAACCTGTGATCATCGAAGGAATTCATGGCTTAAATGAAAGGTTGACAGCAGCCATACCCAAGGATCGAAAATTTAAGATATACATAAGTGCGTTAACTCAATTAAATTTAGACGATCACAATAGGATACCTACCACTGATTCAAGGCTTGTAAGGCGTATTGTGAGAGACTATATGTTCAGAGCTACTGATGCTGAAAAAACTCTTGAAATGTGGAACTCTGTTAGGCGCGGAGAAGAGAAGAATATATTTCCATATCAAGAAGAAGCTGATGTAATGTTTAATTCTGCACTGGTGTATGAGTTAGGTGTGCTTAAAAAATATGCGGAACCTTTGTTGGCAAAAGTAGAAAGGTCGTCCAGTGTTTTTTATATGGCACAATATTTACTGGACATTTTAAGCTACATAAAGCCCATTGAAGATGAGCAGGATATACCTGCCAATTCCATACTGAGAGAGTTTATAGGCAACAGCTGCTTTTTTTAATCCAGGATGGTGTATTTATAAACAAAAAATAGTGTTTTTATAAAATGATGAGTGGTTGCAAAACGATATAGGGGGAAAAAGCGTTGAATCAACTTATAATAGAGGAAAAAATACTTTTGAATATAACCACACTCTTTTTTGGGTATATCATAAAAAGGTTGAGGATTTTACCTGAGGGTACCGGAGATGTACTCAGCAAATTTATATTGTACATCACATTGCCTGCAACAATTTTAAACGTTTTTATGAACTCTAAGATTTACCCTCAGCTTTTTATTTTGCCTGTGACAAGTATAATTCTAGGTGTTTTAACTTTTGTTTTTGGTTACTTTGTAATAAGAAAAATTGATTTAGAAAGTAAGACGAAATGGACACTATTAATATCTATATGCGGGTACAATGTGGGGCTTTTTGCGTTTCCTTTTGTTCAACAGGTTTACGGCAATAAAGGCTTGATTAACATGGCTATGTTTGATATGGGGAATTCGTTTATTGTATTCGGTCTGGCATATGGTATATCTTTTTTGGCTTCAGAAAAAGAAAAAATTGATTTAAAAGCTATCGTAAAAAAGATATTACTGTTTTTACCATTGGATGTGTATGTGCTATCTATCGTAATGAACCTGATGGGTATAAAATTTGGGAAAATTCCTCAACAGTTTATATCACAGCTGTCAATTCCCAATGGAGTTCTTGCTTTATTTACAATAGGTTATTTTTTAGATTTTAATTTAAATAAAGATGAATTAAAAGCGCTTGTCACAGGATTGTTTATAAAGTTTTTACCTGGAGTGCTTTTATTTCTATTGATCCCGTTGATATTTAGCACTAAATTGCTTATAATAAAGGTTATAACCATAGGAGCAATTTTGCCCACGCCTATGGTGGCTGTTATTTATTCCAGTGATAGAGGATTAAATGTCAAGCTGTCGTCAATTTTTGTGACAGCGACGATTCTTGTAAGCCTCGTGTTTATGGTTATTATAATGCTAAGTTGGTAATTGAATTATATTAATTATATACAAGGGGGAAAAATTTATGGACAAAAGTAAAAGGTTTTACTATTTTTTTGTAGCTTTTTATGCCATTTCTTTTATGAGCGGCGCGATTTACGGGACGTTTTTGCCTGTTTATCTGGACCATATAGGTTATAATAAAGCGTCAATAGGCGTGTTGATGTCACTTGGACCTTTTGTTGCTATAATTGCACAGCCGTTCTGGGGTATTACCAGTGATAGGGCCAGATCAAAAAATTTTGTATTACAGCTTTTGTTTTTGTGCAGCATCGCTATAATGGCTTTGTATCCGATGTCCAGGAATTTTTACTATTTAATAGTCGTTATAACCGCATTTACATTCTTTCAAACCTCGACAGGTCCCATTGGAGATACTATAACGCTAGAATACCTGGATGAAACTCAACAAAAGTTTGGACCTATAAGGATGGCGGGTACATTGGGGTATTCGTTGATGTCAATAGTGGCTGGCTTTTTCGCACAGAGATACATAGGCAGTATATTTGCGCTTAATATTGCTGTTATGTTTACTGCCTTTATGCTGGTCTTTAAACTGCCCAGGATAAAAGGACATCAATCGAAAAAAAATCGCGTGCCCATATGGAAGTTATTTTCAAACAAAAACCTGGTTATACTCATGGCATTAAACTTTATGGTCCAGGTAACCCTTGGATTTTACTATACTTATTTTCCGCTTTACTTTAAACAGCTGGGTGGAAGTAATAGCCTTCTGGGATGGGCGTACTTTATATCCAGCTTGAGTGAAGTGCCGTTTTTATTGTATGCTGACAGGATTTTAAAGAAAATAGGTCCTCGCTACACCCTTCTGGGGGCTACCACAGTAGCGGGTATCAGGTGGCTTTTGATGTCGTTTGTGCCAAAGGCCTATATGTTTTTGCCATTGCAGCTTTTACACGGTTTGATATTTATCGTCCTCTATTATTCCATGGCCACGTATATAAACCAGGAAGTACCCATGGAGTTAAAAGCTTCAGGGCAAACGATAAACAGCTTGATAGGTATGGGAATTGCCAGGATAACAGGTAGCTTGCTTGGCGGATTTTTAAGCGATATCTATGGCATAAAGATGATGTTTATGTATAATTCGCTGTTGGCTTTCGCCACGGTGTTGGTTTTTGGATACTTTTTTATAAAAAAGGATAGGACAAGGGCAGTAGAGAAGGTTAATATTTAAAAGTAAAAACGTACTTGCAAAAGGCTCAATAATAGTATATAATAATTCTAGTTAAATAAAGGCCTTTAAATCAACCCTGAGAGGTTGGCAAGGTGACGGATCGTATAATAAGGTATAAAAGATTTTTATAAATCTTTTATAGAGTGTAAGCTTGTAACTATTCGGAGATAATAAATATGAAGCCTCTCAGCCGGTTTGGTTGGGAGGCTTTTTTGGAGGAATGGTCTTGAAAATAAAGGCTGAGATAATGGATGAAAATGCGATAAAGCGAGCGCTGGTGAGGATTGCCCATGAGATAATAGAGCGCAATAAAGGCGTGGAGGATCTGGTGCTAATAGGCATAAAGACAAGAGGCGTGCCTTTGGCGGAGAGAATCGCAAAAGAAATAGCCAAGATTGAAGGCAAAAACGTGCCGGTAGGGGAACTAGACATCACTTTGTACCGCGACGATTTAAGTGCCCTTGCTGAGCAGCCCATCGTGAGCAAGCCTAACTTACCCTTTGATGTAAAAGGGAAGATTTGCGTACTGGTAGATGATGTCCTATATACCGGTAGAACCGTTAGAGCTGCTATGGACGCCATTATACGATTGGGGAGGCCTAAAGCTATTCAGCTAGCGATTCTTATTGACAGAGGGCACAGAGAATTACCGATCAAAGCCGATTTCGTGGGCAAAAATGTGCCAACTTCCAGAGCTGAAGTTATATCCGTAAGAGTGGTTGAGGTAGATAAAGAGAATAAGGTATTTATTATGGAATGACCTTTTAAATTAGTCCTGTGAGGCTAATAAGGGGAGCGGGACTCCCTGAATAATAGATGGGAGGAGATTATTATGGTTAAAACTAAACAGGTGGTAGAAAATAGGATAGAATAGGTCGTTCTATCCTATTTTTTTGTGCGATGAAACAAATATTGAGGAGGTTAGTAACCATGTTAAGAAAGGATCTTTTGGGATTGAGATTTTTAACGACAAAGGAAATTGAAGAAATTCTGAATTTAGCTAGGGATATGAAAAAATCTCTAGTGTATAAGATAGATAGGACTTCTACTCTTAAGGGCAAAACGCTTGTTACCTTGTTTTATGAACCCAGTACCAGGACCAGAACGTCCTTTGAACTGGCAGCTAAATACCTGGGAGCCAATGTGGTGTGCATAGAGACAGCGACCAGCAGTGTGGTCAAAGGGGAATCTCTGATTGATACAGCCAGGACCATAGATAGCATGGGAGTAGATATGATAGCCATAAGACATCCTATGACAGGGGCTCCAGGGATTATAGCCAGGGAAGTAAAGGCCGCAGTTATAAATGCTGGAGATGGTATCAACGAGCACCCGACTCAGGCACTTTTGGATATGCTGACTATTTTAGAAAAGAAAGGGCGCTTAAAAGGCCTTACGGTGACAATTGTGGGCGATATACTTCACAGTCGGGTAGCTCGTTCTAATATATTCGGCATGACTAAAATGGGCATAAATATAAGGGTGGCAGGGCCTTCAACCCTCATACCGCCAGGTCTGCAGAATTTAGGAGTAGAGGTTTACAATGATGCGGATGAAGCGGTTAAAGGAGCCGATGTGGTTATGGCCTTGAGGATACAGCTGGAAAGACAAAAAAGTGGCTTATTTCCCTCGTTAGGAGAATTTCACAGGATGTACGGCATAGATGACAGGAGGATGAGATTGGCGGCAGATGATGCTATATTGATGCACCCGGGACCAATGAACAGAGGTGTAGAGGTATCATATGAGATTGCCGATGAAAGAATATGTACGGCTGATGAACAGGTTACCAGTGGAGTAGCTGTCAGAATGGCCTTGCTTACGCTGTTATCTGAGAGGAGTGCGGCTTATGAAAATATTGTTTAAAGCGGGACGGATTGTAAACTGTGATCAAGAAAAGGTCTGCGATTTATTGATTGAAGATAAAAAGATAGTAGCTATAGCTGACGAGATAGATGCCGATGATGCATTGGTAATAGATGCCAGAGGATTGTTGGTTATGCCGGGATTCGTAGACATGCATTGCCATCTGAGAGATCCTGGATATGAATATAAAGAGACCATAAGGACAGG
Proteins encoded:
- a CDS encoding aconitate hydratase — translated: MGYNIVQKILKEHLVSGSLVPGHEIAIKIDQTLTQDSTGTMAYLQFEAMGISRVKTKLSVAYVDHNMLQEGFENADDHKYIQTVASKHGIYFSRPGNGICHQVHLERFGVPGETLLGSDSHTPTNGALGMIAIGAGGLDVAVAMGGGPYYLIMPRVINVRLHGSLRPWVSAKDIILELLRRLTVKGGVGKIIEYSGDGIKTLTVPERATIANMGAELGATTSVFPSDEITRDFLNAQGRLKDWKLIEADEDAEYDEVIDIYLDKLEPLIAQPHSPDNVVKVKELEGLKVDQVAIGSCTNSSYMDMMKVAAILKGKTVHPDVSLVISPGSRQVFQMLAKNGALADMVAAGARILECACGPCIGMGQAPATNAVSIRTFNRNFEGRSGTKSAKVYLASPEVAATAAIYGCIKDPRIWGKEIQIRLPERFEINDNMIIPPSENPDEVEVVRGPNIKPFPSHEPLSEKLEGEVLLKVGDNITTDHIMPSNARLLPFRSNIPKLSEHCFEGVDPDFSKRAKEKGGGFIVGGANYGQGSSREHAALVPLYLGIKFVLAKSFARIHKANLINNGILPLTFVNEEDYDEISQGDVLVLDDAVAQVRSKDNIVIKNITKGKEIIANLDVSDRNRELLIAGGLLNYTSLSNR
- the nifV gene encoding homocitrate synthase codes for the protein MSNIAKKIYLVDTTLRDGEQTAGVVFANDEKVRIAKFLDEIGVHQLEVGIPAMGGDEKEAIKAIVKAGLKASIMAWNRAVINDVQESIDCGVDAVAISISTSDIHIKHKLQKSREWVIESMVQATEYAKKHGLYVSVNAEDASRTDPEFLIEFAKAAKSAGADRLRFCDTVGILDPFKTFDKIKFLKDNVDIDVEMHTHNDFGMATANAIAGIMAGANYVGVTVNGLGERAGNAALEEVVMALKYVEGIDLNIDTRRFREISEYVAMASGRQLPSWKAIVGSNMFAHESGIHADGTIKDPRTYEVFDPSEVGLERQIVIGKHSGTAAIRKKFTEYGIDIDEATARELLPRVRAAAVSLKRSLFDKELVYIYEDYLREKEEGKKAQ
- a CDS encoding MFS transporter is translated as MDKSKRFYYFFVAFYAISFMSGAIYGTFLPVYLDHIGYNKASIGVLMSLGPFVAIIAQPFWGITSDRARSKNFVLQLLFLCSIAIMALYPMSRNFYYLIVVITAFTFFQTSTGPIGDTITLEYLDETQQKFGPIRMAGTLGYSLMSIVAGFFAQRYIGSIFALNIAVMFTAFMLVFKLPRIKGHQSKKNRVPIWKLFSNKNLVILMALNFMVQVTLGFYYTYFPLYFKQLGGSNSLLGWAYFISSLSEVPFLLYADRILKKIGPRYTLLGATTVAGIRWLLMSFVPKAYMFLPLQLLHGLIFIVLYYSMATYINQEVPMELKASGQTINSLIGMGIARITGSLLGGFLSDIYGIKMMFMYNSLLAFATVLVFGYFFIKKDRTRAVEKVNI
- a CDS encoding AEC family transporter, which encodes MNQLIIEEKILLNITTLFFGYIIKRLRILPEGTGDVLSKFILYITLPATILNVFMNSKIYPQLFILPVTSIILGVLTFVFGYFVIRKIDLESKTKWTLLISICGYNVGLFAFPFVQQVYGNKGLINMAMFDMGNSFIVFGLAYGISFLASEKEKIDLKAIVKKILLFLPLDVYVLSIVMNLMGIKFGKIPQQFISQLSIPNGVLALFTIGYFLDFNLNKDELKALVTGLFIKFLPGVLLFLLIPLIFSTKLLIIKVITIGAILPTPMVAVIYSSDRGLNVKLSSIFVTATILVSLVFMVIIMLSW
- the pyrR gene encoding bifunctional pyr operon transcriptional regulator/uracil phosphoribosyltransferase PyrR → MKIKAEIMDENAIKRALVRIAHEIIERNKGVEDLVLIGIKTRGVPLAERIAKEIAKIEGKNVPVGELDITLYRDDLSALAEQPIVSKPNLPFDVKGKICVLVDDVLYTGRTVRAAMDAIIRLGRPKAIQLAILIDRGHRELPIKADFVGKNVPTSRAEVISVRVVEVDKENKVFIME
- a CDS encoding aspartate carbamoyltransferase catalytic subunit — translated: MLRKDLLGLRFLTTKEIEEILNLARDMKKSLVYKIDRTSTLKGKTLVTLFYEPSTRTRTSFELAAKYLGANVVCIETATSSVVKGESLIDTARTIDSMGVDMIAIRHPMTGAPGIIAREVKAAVINAGDGINEHPTQALLDMLTILEKKGRLKGLTVTIVGDILHSRVARSNIFGMTKMGINIRVAGPSTLIPPGLQNLGVEVYNDADEAVKGADVVMALRIQLERQKSGLFPSLGEFHRMYGIDDRRMRLAADDAILMHPGPMNRGVEVSYEIADERICTADEQVTSGVAVRMALLTLLSERSAAYENIV
- a CDS encoding nucleoside kinase is translated as MKTVNVKFGNKNYECTEGTRLMDFFKENDQSYDMIIAGLVDNKLVDLNYRIHRDCTVKAVDIRSEEGMKVYRRSMSFVFIKAVHEIYPHARVTIEHSLGKGLYCEIHKERSLTRGDVELIKQKMQEIVSKNLPFERIKVSIEEAADIFNRQGQPEKVKLLKYSTEDRMYLYRLDGYCDYFYGILAPYTGYLKVFDLKFYLPGVIILFPDVSDPQKVAQFVDQHKLAAIYQETEKWGRIMKVDYVSSLNELVESGDIKEIIRIAEALHEKKIAQIADMINKNRDNVRLILIAGPSSSGKTTFAQRLYIQLRVNGLRPISISLDDYFLPSEKVPRDEDGKYDFEDIEALDLELFNEQLTQLIQGEEVILPKYDFTIGARAPQGRRVKIDADQPVIIEGIHGLNERLTAAIPKDRKFKIYISALTQLNLDDHNRIPTTDSRLVRRIVRDYMFRATDAEKTLEMWNSVRRGEEKNIFPYQEEADVMFNSALVYELGVLKKYAEPLLAKVERSSSVFYMAQYLLDILSYIKPIEDEQDIPANSILREFIGNSCFF